A genomic stretch from Deinococcus ruber includes:
- a CDS encoding ExeM/NucH family extracellular endonuclease: MSSLHFSKAAFPLLTALLLAACGPASPANQPAATTPTTPVTAPATAPVSAAGKVYEINFANVDGSGKVSSSARYVPAGVSTQALTDVTGPLGLTPLASDTFVVGGVRHIKAVYRVTNNTGQAIDHLTFVPVNTDDADSDPTNNTTAPTVGTTYFKALKTYGDTSADARATALTPTTGQVLNTSTGTAAPDTNATPYSTVDTSTLNVSAPSGLTVGGVAGSGWRAGNLLQPGASTTVTFAVDLATDTPQTDPFAFSVVVTVADDVDTTPVTPIHDIQGNGSATPLSGSVTTQGVVVGDFQRADQLKGFFIETPDAQQDADPATSEGIFVFCDEACQNVNVGDTVRVTGTVTEFNTVTEISPTTAVQVRGTSTPLPTATAVALPTDAASASAFDWERYEGMRVRVQGVVDENYKLGRGGVVKIANARLPSYTQVNAPSTSGYAAWVAEIGKRLISIDDGSTAQNPATVFGRGNAPLSASNTLRTGDSADVTGVVHYGFDYTGTPDTYRIETTLPEATFTASNPRPPAPTLSGNLTVASANVLNFFTTLTGGTNTCTPDGADADARGADNCAEYVRQRDKVVSNLAGLNADVIGLMEVQNNSFSAITSSTGNTLQTLVDALNARVGAGTYTAIANPNTGTDAITVAMIYKAASVTPIGNAFNDTDPVNNRLPLAQVFQAPGGSKFAVVVNHLKSKGSPADSDPRNVDNNDGQGASAYRREQQVTRLLDLIQNQIVVGKGVQNVVAVGDFNAYAQEPSLKNLQNGLDGVAGTADDLSPVFPNTSYSYQFDAQFGSLDHAFVTQSMKALLSGGDGTGFQKWHDNSDEPTVLDYNTEFKSAAQITDFYDNTAYRSSDHDPLKVGFNMPALTTLGVTASGSATPATGQPYTLTLSTTGNPDSASIDWGDGTAPSSVAVASNAASAPHTYTTDGPRTITVTVTRSADSSTASTTKNVTATTPSITKTAQSADPSVQVGQSASVTASFNIVNAAPVTYSAAVSPNTGGVTVNAIPGTATDGTPTITATLNGVTAGTYTVTLTANGQNGASANAVYTVTVTPAPTSVTHLVISQVYGGGGNSGATYKNDFVELFNPTAAPISTSGYTLQYASATGAFNTGLGMMTLPAATIPAYSYYLIQLAAGTGGTVSLTPDATGTLALSGTAGKVALASNNAVVTTPTAANVVDFVGFGGTASQFEGSAPTAAPSNTTAVLRAGNGCTDTNSNVNDFAAGAVNPRNSAAPANPCP, encoded by the coding sequence GTGTCGTCGCTGCACTTTTCGAAGGCCGCCTTCCCCCTGCTGACGGCGCTGCTGCTGGCGGCCTGCGGGCCTGCCTCCCCCGCCAATCAGCCAGCGGCCACCACCCCGACCACCCCCGTCACTGCGCCCGCGACCGCGCCCGTTTCGGCGGCTGGCAAGGTCTATGAGATCAATTTTGCGAACGTGGACGGCAGCGGCAAGGTCAGTTCGTCGGCTCGGTACGTTCCGGCTGGCGTGAGCACCCAGGCCCTGACAGACGTGACCGGCCCGCTGGGTCTGACTCCCCTCGCCTCCGATACCTTCGTGGTCGGTGGCGTGCGCCACATCAAGGCCGTGTACCGCGTCACCAACAACACCGGGCAGGCCATCGACCACCTGACCTTCGTGCCGGTCAACACCGACGACGCCGACAGCGACCCCACCAACAACACCACCGCTCCCACCGTGGGGACGACCTATTTCAAGGCGCTCAAGACCTACGGCGACACCAGCGCCGATGCCCGGGCCACGGCCCTGACGCCCACCACCGGGCAGGTACTGAACACCTCGACTGGCACGGCTGCGCCCGACACCAACGCCACGCCCTATAGCACCGTGGATACCTCCACGCTGAATGTCAGCGCTCCCAGTGGGCTGACCGTGGGCGGCGTCGCGGGCAGTGGCTGGCGCGCCGGCAACCTGCTTCAGCCCGGAGCCAGCACCACCGTCACCTTCGCGGTCGACCTCGCCACCGACACGCCCCAGACCGATCCCTTCGCCTTCAGCGTGGTCGTCACGGTCGCTGATGATGTCGATACCACCCCCGTCACGCCGATTCACGACATTCAGGGCAATGGCTCGGCCACTCCGCTCAGCGGCAGTGTCACCACGCAGGGCGTCGTGGTCGGAGACTTCCAGCGGGCCGATCAGCTTAAGGGCTTCTTCATCGAGACCCCAGATGCCCAGCAGGACGCCGATCCAGCCACCAGTGAAGGCATCTTCGTGTTCTGCGACGAAGCCTGCCAGAACGTGAACGTGGGCGACACGGTGCGCGTGACCGGCACCGTGACCGAATTCAACACCGTCACCGAGATCAGCCCGACCACCGCCGTGCAGGTTCGCGGCACCAGTACGCCGCTGCCCACCGCCACCGCTGTTGCTCTGCCCACCGACGCTGCCAGTGCGAGCGCCTTCGACTGGGAGCGCTACGAAGGCATGCGCGTGCGCGTTCAGGGCGTCGTGGACGAGAACTACAAGCTAGGACGCGGCGGCGTGGTCAAGATCGCCAATGCCCGCCTGCCCTCGTACACCCAGGTCAATGCCCCCAGCACCAGCGGCTACGCGGCCTGGGTCGCGGAGATCGGCAAGCGGCTCATTTCCATCGACGACGGCAGCACCGCTCAGAACCCGGCAACCGTCTTCGGACGGGGCAATGCGCCGCTGAGCGCCAGCAACACCCTGCGAACCGGCGACAGCGCCGACGTGACCGGCGTGGTGCATTACGGCTTCGATTACACCGGCACGCCCGACACCTACCGCATCGAGACGACGCTGCCCGAAGCGACCTTCACGGCCAGCAATCCCCGTCCGCCCGCTCCCACCCTGAGCGGCAATCTGACGGTGGCGAGCGCCAACGTGCTGAACTTCTTCACCACCCTGACCGGTGGCACCAACACCTGCACCCCCGACGGTGCCGACGCCGACGCACGCGGAGCCGACAACTGCGCCGAGTACGTGCGCCAGCGTGACAAGGTGGTCAGCAATCTGGCAGGCCTGAACGCCGACGTGATCGGGCTGATGGAAGTGCAGAACAACAGCTTCTCGGCCATCACGAGCAGTACCGGCAACACCCTTCAGACGCTGGTGGATGCGCTAAACGCCCGTGTCGGCGCTGGCACATACACTGCCATCGCCAACCCCAACACCGGCACCGACGCCATCACCGTCGCCATGATCTACAAAGCGGCGAGTGTCACGCCCATCGGCAACGCCTTCAACGACACCGATCCGGTGAACAACCGCCTGCCGCTGGCCCAGGTGTTCCAGGCTCCGGGCGGCAGCAAGTTCGCCGTGGTGGTCAACCACCTCAAGAGCAAGGGCAGCCCTGCCGACAGCGATCCGCGCAACGTGGACAACAATGACGGTCAGGGAGCCAGCGCGTACCGCCGCGAACAGCAGGTGACACGTCTGCTCGACCTGATCCAGAATCAGATCGTCGTGGGCAAGGGCGTGCAGAACGTCGTGGCCGTGGGCGACTTCAACGCCTACGCGCAGGAACCCAGCCTGAAGAACCTCCAGAACGGTCTGGACGGCGTGGCTGGAACAGCCGACGACCTCAGCCCGGTCTTCCCCAATACCAGCTACTCGTACCAGTTCGACGCGCAGTTCGGCAGCCTCGATCACGCCTTCGTGACCCAGAGCATGAAAGCGCTGCTGTCGGGCGGCGACGGTACGGGCTTCCAGAAGTGGCACGACAACTCGGATGAGCCGACGGTGCTCGATTACAACACCGAGTTCAAGAGCGCCGCGCAGATAACGGACTTCTACGACAACACCGCTTACCGCAGCAGCGACCACGATCCGCTGAAGGTCGGCTTCAACATGCCCGCCCTGACCACCCTGGGCGTGACCGCCAGCGGCAGCGCCACGCCCGCCACCGGCCAGCCCTACACCCTGACGCTCAGCACCACCGGCAACCCCGACAGCGCCAGCATCGACTGGGGCGACGGTACCGCGCCCAGCAGCGTGGCGGTTGCCAGCAACGCCGCCAGCGCTCCGCACACCTACACCACCGACGGCCCACGGACCATCACCGTGACCGTCACCCGCAGCGCCGACAGCAGCACGGCCAGCACCACCAAGAACGTGACCGCCACCACGCCCAGCATCACCAAGACCGCTCAGAGCGCCGACCCCAGCGTGCAGGTGGGCCAGAGTGCCAGCGTGACCGCGAGCTTCAACATCGTGAACGCGGCCCCGGTCACGTACAGCGCAGCTGTGTCGCCCAATACCGGCGGCGTCACGGTGAACGCCATTCCCGGCACCGCCACCGACGGCACGCCCACCATCACCGCCACCCTGAACGGCGTGACGGCGGGCACCTACACCGTGACCCTGACGGCGAACGGGCAGAACGGTGCCAGCGCCAATGCGGTCTATACCGTGACCGTGACGCCTGCGCCCACCAGCGTGACGCATCTGGTCATCAGTCAGGTGTACGGCGGCGGCGGCAACAGCGGCGCGACGTACAAGAACGATTTCGTCGAGCTGTTCAACCCCACCGCTGCGCCGATCAGCACCAGCGGGTACACCCTGCAATACGCTTCGGCGACCGGCGCGTTCAACACCGGTTTGGGCATGATGACGCTGCCAGCCGCCACCATTCCGGCCTACAGCTACTACCTGATTCAGCTGGCGGCAGGAACAGGCGGCACCGTTTCACTCACGCCCGACGCCACCGGCACCCTTGCCCTCAGCGGCACGGCGGGCAAAGTGGCCCTCGCCAGCAATAACGCCGTTGTTACTACTCCCACCGCTGCCAATGTCGTCGATTTCGTGGGCTTCGGCGGCACTGCCAGCCAGTTCGAAGGCTCTGCCCCGACGGCGGCACCCAGCAATACGACGGCGGTGCTGCGTGCGGGCAACGGCTGCACCGACACCAACAGCAACGTGAACGACTTCGCGGCGGGCGCAGTGAATCCCCGCAACAGCGCCGCGCCCGCCAACCCCTGCCCCTAA
- a CDS encoding PqqD family protein, with protein sequence MWTPNPQALVTDLGNELVVLHAESGEMFSLNASGRAAWLALPTQLEGVVAALVAQGAPPEAAHTDALAWLSEMEAEGLVSSS encoded by the coding sequence ATGTGGACGCCCAACCCCCAGGCCCTCGTGACCGATCTCGGCAATGAACTGGTCGTGCTACACGCCGAGAGCGGCGAGATGTTCAGTCTGAATGCTTCGGGCCGCGCCGCGTGGCTGGCGCTGCCTACTCAGCTGGAAGGCGTCGTGGCCGCGCTGGTAGCACAGGGCGCACCCCCCGAAGCCGCCCATACCGACGCGCTGGCATGGCTGTCCGAGATGGAGGCCGAGGGTCTGGTTTCCTCGTCGTGA
- a CDS encoding lasso peptide biosynthesis B2 protein → MPDAVRLALTDPAQLGVHDAPVLLGYGLGGAVLARLPQGHPLAPKLLPQRFTLMARHMRVRAALIPLLTAWAQAGIRAVLMKGFASAEFVYSDPSERFYGDVDVLIDERDAVRAVRVAQNLRWTDDGLVDVPSHWTHEVAHLYSPDREVRMDVHRHVARRLLGTTLKVKRATWHLWHSAQPAHLGSAPVWLPDPRDQVLMLALTRGWSAESGRLKPADPLDLTQMYARYSLTDAQVLDRAATLGCLQTMRATLRACRAAALEERATKRQIRRNALLDLNIMPIERVTGRIQRLPSLLKDVVAVLPDALRVRRAIARGGDPRELPARWTLAPARQPNIVAVARAMRGTNWALRLVYPGGATCVPRSLTRYAALCRAGVPVTFVSGVRRSDTGIEGHAWIELPYPLDNDYGEPQARTLYRELFRHAAQEGKERQSRRPLTGRGEQHS, encoded by the coding sequence ATGCCCGATGCCGTCCGTCTTGCCCTGACAGATCCTGCTCAACTCGGTGTTCACGATGCCCCGGTGCTGCTGGGATACGGGCTGGGCGGCGCGGTGCTGGCGCGGCTGCCACAGGGTCATCCGCTGGCCCCGAAGCTGTTGCCGCAGCGCTTTACCCTGATGGCCCGGCATATGCGCGTCAGAGCGGCGCTGATTCCCCTGCTGACGGCGTGGGCGCAGGCGGGCATCCGGGCCGTGCTGATGAAGGGGTTCGCGTCGGCAGAATTCGTGTATAGCGACCCCTCCGAGCGCTTTTACGGCGATGTGGACGTGCTGATCGACGAGCGCGACGCTGTTCGGGCCGTGCGCGTGGCTCAAAATCTTCGGTGGACCGATGACGGTCTGGTGGACGTGCCGAGCCACTGGACACACGAGGTCGCGCACCTGTACAGCCCTGACCGTGAAGTACGGATGGACGTTCATCGCCACGTTGCTCGCAGGCTGCTGGGCACCACTCTGAAGGTGAAGCGGGCCACCTGGCACCTGTGGCATTCGGCGCAGCCAGCGCACCTTGGCAGCGCTCCGGTGTGGCTGCCCGATCCGCGAGATCAGGTGCTGATGCTGGCACTGACGCGTGGATGGAGCGCAGAATCGGGCCGCCTCAAGCCTGCCGATCCGCTGGACCTGACGCAGATGTATGCCCGGTACAGCCTGACCGATGCCCAGGTGCTGGACCGCGCCGCCACGCTGGGCTGTCTGCAAACCATGAGGGCCACGCTGCGGGCCTGCCGCGCCGCTGCGCTCGAAGAAAGGGCAACCAAACGGCAGATCCGGCGAAACGCGCTGCTTGACCTGAACATCATGCCTATCGAGAGGGTAACGGGGCGGATACAGCGGTTGCCCAGTCTGCTGAAGGACGTTGTTGCTGTGCTGCCCGATGCGCTGCGGGTACGGCGGGCCATTGCACGGGGGGGCGACCCGCGAGAGCTGCCTGCTCGCTGGACGCTGGCTCCGGCACGGCAGCCGAATATAGTGGCGGTGGCGCGGGCCATGCGCGGCACGAACTGGGCGCTGCGGCTGGTCTATCCGGGGGGAGCCACGTGTGTGCCGCGCTCTCTGACACGCTACGCCGCCCTGTGCCGCGCAGGCGTCCCCGTCACCTTCGTCAGCGGGGTGCGGCGTTCTGACACGGGAATCGAAGGACACGCGTGGATAGAACTGCCGTACCCGCTGGACAACGATTACGGCGAGCCGCAGGCCCGGACTCTCTACCGCGAACTGTTCCGCCACGCTGCCCAGGAGGGAAAGGAACGCCAGAGTCGCAGGCCGCTGACCGGGCGTGGAGAGCAGCACAGCTAG
- a CDS encoding acetyl ornithine aminotransferase family protein yields MTTATQPRQPILKTSLPGPKSADIIARDAAELSTSYMRPYPFVPDHGEGVWLTDADGNTMLDFFAGIAVSTTGHAHPHVVQAITAQAAKFMHVCLTDYPQEVTTVLAERLLRHIEKPGQKWRAFFGNSGAEAVEAAVKLARYHTGRTHIISTLGSFHGRTYGAITLTGSKTKYKRGFGPLLPNVSHVPYPNPFRPPLGSTSESCGDAVLAHIELLFQTVIPADEVAAIIIEPMQGEGGYIVPPASFLPRLRELCDQHGILLIFDEVQSGMGRTGKMFAFQQFEQYGNVQPDIVTAAKGIASGMPISAMLARESVMTWPQGSHGSTFGGNPVAAAAAIATLDLLEGAVKHPGCGESLMTNAAQVGAYILAELRAMQAEFAFLGDVRGEGLFIGMEFVKPDGTPDGKLRDRASQEMFRRGLLNLDCGESVIRISPPLILTREDAETGLNIMREVFQALG; encoded by the coding sequence ATGACCACTGCAACCCAACCCCGCCAACCCATCCTCAAAACCTCCCTCCCCGGCCCGAAATCTGCCGATATCATCGCCCGCGACGCGGCGGAGCTGTCCACGTCGTACATGCGCCCGTATCCCTTCGTGCCCGACCACGGCGAGGGTGTGTGGCTGACAGACGCTGACGGAAACACCATGCTCGATTTTTTCGCGGGCATCGCGGTTTCGACCACCGGGCATGCCCACCCGCACGTCGTGCAGGCGATTACCGCGCAGGCCGCCAAATTCATGCACGTCTGCCTGACCGACTATCCGCAGGAAGTAACCACCGTGCTGGCCGAACGCCTGCTGCGGCACATCGAGAAGCCGGGGCAGAAGTGGCGGGCGTTTTTTGGGAACAGCGGCGCGGAAGCGGTGGAAGCGGCGGTCAAGCTGGCCCGCTATCACACCGGGCGCACCCATATTATTTCCACGCTGGGCAGCTTTCACGGGCGCACCTACGGGGCCATTACCCTGACCGGCAGCAAGACCAAGTACAAGCGCGGATTCGGGCCGCTGCTGCCGAACGTGTCGCACGTGCCGTACCCCAATCCCTTCCGCCCGCCGCTGGGCAGCACGTCGGAAAGCTGCGGCGACGCGGTGCTCGCGCATATCGAACTGCTGTTTCAGACGGTCATTCCCGCCGACGAGGTGGCGGCCATCATCATCGAGCCGATGCAGGGCGAGGGCGGCTATATCGTGCCACCTGCCAGCTTCCTGCCCAGACTGCGTGAACTGTGCGACCAGCACGGCATTCTGCTGATCTTCGACGAAGTGCAGTCGGGCATGGGCCGCACCGGAAAGATGTTCGCCTTCCAGCAGTTCGAGCAGTACGGCAACGTGCAGCCCGATATCGTGACGGCGGCCAAGGGGATCGCGTCGGGTATGCCCATCAGCGCGATGCTGGCCCGTGAATCGGTGATGACGTGGCCGCAAGGATCGCACGGCAGTACCTTCGGCGGAAACCCGGTGGCGGCGGCGGCGGCGATTGCCACCCTCGACCTGCTGGAAGGCGCGGTGAAGCACCCAGGCTGCGGCGAAAGCCTGATGACCAATGCTGCACAGGTGGGCGCGTACATCCTGGCCGAACTGCGGGCCATGCAGGCCGAATTTGCTTTTCTGGGTGATGTGCGCGGCGAGGGCCTGTTCATCGGCATGGAGTTTGTGAAGCCAGACGGCACCCCGGACGGCAAGCTGCGTGACCGCGCGAGTCAGGAGATGTTCCGGCGCGGCCTGCTGAACCTCGACTGCGGTGAAAGCGTCATCCGCATCAGCCCGCCGCTGATCCTGACCCGCGAAGACGCCGAAACTGGTCTGAACATCATGCGCGAGGTCTTCCAGGCCCTCGGCTGA